One window of Paenibacillus sp. FSL K6-3182 genomic DNA carries:
- the dmpG gene encoding 4-hydroxy-2-oxovalerate aldolase — protein MNRKSNQPVQITEVSLRDGSHAVAHQFTEEQVRSVVRALDDAGMHNIEVSHGDGLGGSTLQYGRSLIDEMKLIEAAVDESKQAKIAVLLLPGIGTVHELKQARALGASLVRVATHVTEADVSAQHLYMARELGMEAIGFLMMSHSAPVEKLVEQAKLMESYGAEAVYVTDSAGALLPHQVRERIEALKQALSIEIGFHAHNNLSLAVANTLVAIEEGATRIDGSVRCLGAGAGNTQTEVLIAVLDRLGLNIGIDLYKMMDLAEHIVGPLLQRPQEIVTGSLVMGYAGVYSSFLLHADRASKRFGIDSRDILIELGRRGIIGGQEDMIVDVAAELADRNKNGVL, from the coding sequence GTGAACCGAAAAAGTAATCAGCCGGTCCAAATTACGGAAGTGTCCTTGCGGGATGGCAGCCATGCGGTTGCACACCAATTTACAGAAGAACAGGTACGGAGCGTTGTTCGTGCGCTTGATGATGCGGGCATGCACAATATTGAAGTCAGCCATGGCGATGGTTTAGGCGGGTCAACTTTGCAGTATGGCCGTTCGCTCATTGATGAAATGAAGCTGATTGAAGCAGCCGTAGATGAAAGCAAACAAGCGAAGATCGCCGTTCTACTGCTGCCAGGCATAGGGACGGTCCATGAGCTGAAGCAAGCAAGAGCTCTAGGGGCAAGCCTAGTACGAGTAGCAACTCATGTCACGGAAGCAGATGTGTCAGCCCAGCATCTTTATATGGCTAGAGAGCTCGGAATGGAAGCGATTGGTTTCCTGATGATGTCGCATTCCGCTCCCGTAGAGAAACTGGTGGAACAAGCGAAATTGATGGAAAGCTATGGCGCTGAGGCTGTGTATGTGACGGATTCTGCCGGAGCGCTGCTGCCGCATCAGGTTCGTGAGCGAATTGAAGCGTTAAAACAAGCCTTATCGATTGAAATTGGTTTCCACGCGCATAATAATCTGTCTTTGGCAGTTGCCAATACGCTTGTAGCAATCGAAGAAGGTGCAACTCGAATTGATGGCAGCGTGCGATGCTTGGGAGCTGGAGCGGGCAATACCCAAACAGAGGTTTTAATTGCGGTGTTAGATCGATTAGGTCTGAATATCGGGATCGATTTGTATAAAATGATGGATTTGGCTGAGCATATCGTCGGTCCACTTCTTCAGCGTCCGCAAGAAATCGTCACGGGCAGTCTCGTGATGGGTTATGCGGGTGTATACTCCAGCTTCCTGCTGCATGCGGATCGCGCAAGCAAAAGATTTGGCATTGACTCGCGCGACATTCTAATAGAGCTTGGCAGAAGGGGCATTATCGGCGGACAAGAAGACATGATTGTTGATGTTGCCGCAGAGCTGGCGGACAGAAATAAGAACGGGGTGTTGTAA
- a CDS encoding aldehyde dehydrogenase, whose translation MNHDIIANPAVKDAKLFIGGAFVDSISSATFDTINPATNMKLASVAMANEADTIRAIEVAQRTFESGVWSHMTVEKRAEILCRMSDLIMQRHQEIAVLETLDVGKPIKESRGFDIPRAASNMRFFAEMALYHHAENFEKQGMMSYTKYAPAGVTSIIIPWNLPFMQMTWKVSAALAAGNTVVVKPASNTPLSAFLLGEIANEAGLPPGVLNIIAGSGSTVGTIMASHPYVRRISFVGESGTGKTVMRNAAESLIPVSLELGGKSANIVFEDADLDEVVKGSIDAIYRNQGQICLAGSRMLLHESVYDTFLEKFIAAVNQIKVGMPLDEETDMGALVSKSHLEEVHSYVEIGLAEGAKLGCGGTRVEGLGNGNFYKPTVLYDVDNKMRVAQEEIFGPVLVVIPFKTEEDAIRIANDSIYGLAGVVWTNDLRRAHRVAASVNSGLFWINCWYFRDLRTPFGGSKASGIGREGGRHSFDFYTEAKSITMKL comes from the coding sequence ATGAATCATGACATTATAGCAAATCCTGCTGTAAAAGATGCGAAGCTATTTATCGGCGGCGCATTCGTAGATTCCATTTCGAGTGCCACATTCGATACGATTAATCCGGCAACGAATATGAAGCTGGCCTCAGTGGCAATGGCGAATGAAGCAGATACGATCAGGGCGATCGAGGTAGCGCAGAGAACGTTCGAAAGCGGCGTTTGGAGCCATATGACAGTAGAGAAAAGAGCCGAAATTTTATGCCGCATGTCCGATTTGATTATGCAAAGGCATCAAGAAATTGCGGTACTAGAAACACTTGATGTCGGCAAGCCGATTAAAGAAAGCCGTGGCTTTGATATACCGAGAGCGGCATCGAATATGCGATTTTTTGCCGAAATGGCACTCTATCATCATGCTGAAAATTTTGAAAAGCAAGGCATGATGTCCTATACCAAATATGCACCAGCGGGCGTAACCAGCATCATTATTCCTTGGAACTTGCCCTTCATGCAAATGACCTGGAAGGTATCGGCAGCACTTGCAGCTGGCAATACGGTTGTTGTTAAACCAGCTTCGAACACACCGCTCAGTGCTTTTCTTCTTGGGGAAATTGCAAATGAAGCTGGGCTTCCTCCGGGCGTATTGAACATTATTGCCGGATCAGGCAGCACGGTTGGCACAATTATGGCTTCCCATCCTTATGTTCGCCGAATTTCATTCGTCGGCGAGTCGGGTACAGGTAAGACGGTCATGCGAAATGCAGCAGAATCATTGATTCCAGTTTCTCTCGAGCTGGGCGGCAAATCAGCTAATATCGTTTTTGAAGATGCTGATTTGGATGAAGTTGTGAAAGGCTCAATCGATGCCATCTACCGTAACCAAGGACAAATCTGTCTTGCTGGCTCACGTATGCTGCTTCATGAAAGCGTATACGATACGTTTTTGGAAAAATTTATTGCAGCTGTTAATCAAATAAAAGTAGGTATGCCGCTTGACGAAGAGACGGATATGGGGGCACTCGTATCCAAATCACATCTCGAAGAGGTCCACAGCTATGTGGAGATAGGACTCGCTGAGGGTGCGAAGCTCGGCTGCGGAGGCACACGCGTCGAAGGGCTTGGAAATGGCAACTTCTATAAGCCAACTGTGCTTTATGATGTAGACAACAAGATGCGAGTTGCGCAGGAGGAGATTTTTGGACCGGTTCTCGTGGTCATTCCATTCAAAACAGAAGAAGATGCGATTCGAATAGCAAACGACTCGATTTATGGACTTGCAGGCGTCGTTTGGACGAATGACCTGCGCCGCGCACATCGTGTGGCCGCTTCTGTAAACTCCGGATTGTTTTGGATTAATTGCTGGTATTTCCGCGATCTGCGTACCCCATTTGGAGGCTCGAAAGCAAGTGGAATCGGCCGTGAAGGCGGTCGTCATAGCTTTGATTTCTATACAGAAGCCAAATCGATCACGATGAAGCTATAA
- a CDS encoding copper amine oxidase N-terminal domain-containing protein, whose product MKKAVRQRIFSSVLLVTVVSTLIFPSLPIFASSDTAAVKAESNSGAYVAKRTGVNVNAPDAGQPYPVDETHKRLPGEPAEPAEGSWGYNVETGVFTHPTVMPENEGPQPFNGSLPYLDLNQYIKNMKVEAFYPFVAGYGHSWQTSFDLDGRRYLYDYETNQYNLFDITDPLKAELITTKWIDKQAGEHQFGPFNVKYNEELDKNLAVQCYEVPRYGKITNKYTNPDEVKAIRDFEMLRGFRIYEVNGPNWTDWKILSETPLDSSTYSKDKPQQGSGCQDIPVYSGDKYLFVAGAPDDSYANTEYKTYLYSGAQLVYDISDPTKPKQLSIWSVPGQRIGEKAQYNLNPRAGNKTSWMGSRMPLFIPKTVEEGGKYGYAAMGGLGFYIVDISDPNNMKTVSHLEMPMSFAGTEGDNIDVSKVETTGMVYYSGYPLSEDCHEPYKEIYAIDVKDPLNPKIATIMPRPTPPADAPFTDYCQRRGSFGPKRTGYAEIQPGTPSQQYMPYAFYNAGIQMFDLKDPLKPTIAAYFVPKMSGELTDDEGKKYMSDQSDPVHGTFVEWDRHLIWVFSGHGMYVLSSPLLGDPVSGLPKASLQLNGEAALPLAAQPFSKDGATLVPLRTIFEKLGYEVKWNGASKTVTGTKDGVTIQLQIGQKEATVNGVKKPMAASSVMVGGTTYIPISFIELATGSKAVWNQDDKAIVVTSI is encoded by the coding sequence ATGAAAAAAGCGGTCAGGCAGCGAATTTTTAGTAGTGTTCTCCTCGTAACTGTTGTTAGTACGCTCATCTTTCCGTCTTTACCTATCTTTGCATCCTCAGATACAGCAGCCGTGAAGGCAGAATCCAATTCAGGCGCCTATGTTGCGAAGCGCACAGGCGTCAACGTGAATGCACCTGATGCTGGACAACCGTATCCAGTAGACGAAACGCATAAACGATTGCCGGGTGAGCCCGCCGAACCAGCAGAAGGCAGCTGGGGTTACAATGTAGAGACTGGCGTATTTACTCATCCGACGGTCATGCCGGAAAATGAAGGACCACAGCCGTTCAACGGCAGCTTGCCTTATCTAGACTTGAATCAATATATTAAAAACATGAAGGTTGAAGCCTTTTATCCATTCGTAGCGGGGTACGGACACAGCTGGCAAACATCCTTTGATTTGGATGGACGTCGCTATTTGTATGACTATGAGACCAATCAATACAATTTGTTTGATATAACGGACCCGCTAAAGGCCGAGCTTATTACGACAAAATGGATCGACAAACAAGCGGGTGAACATCAATTTGGCCCGTTTAACGTGAAGTACAACGAGGAATTAGATAAAAATTTAGCTGTTCAGTGCTATGAGGTTCCGCGCTACGGCAAAATAACGAATAAGTACACGAATCCAGACGAAGTAAAGGCAATTCGCGACTTTGAAATGCTGCGCGGCTTCCGAATTTATGAGGTGAACGGCCCGAACTGGACGGATTGGAAAATTCTTTCCGAGACGCCGCTTGATTCAAGTACTTACTCCAAAGATAAGCCGCAGCAAGGATCTGGCTGCCAAGACATCCCGGTCTATTCCGGCGATAAATATTTATTTGTTGCAGGTGCTCCAGACGACAGCTACGCGAACACAGAATATAAAACCTATCTTTATTCAGGTGCACAGCTTGTCTATGACATCTCTGATCCAACAAAACCAAAGCAGCTATCGATTTGGTCAGTACCTGGACAACGCATTGGCGAAAAAGCACAATATAATCTAAATCCGCGAGCAGGTAATAAAACAAGCTGGATGGGATCGCGAATGCCGTTGTTTATTCCCAAAACAGTAGAAGAAGGCGGAAAATACGGTTATGCAGCGATGGGGGGATTAGGCTTCTACATTGTAGATATTTCTGATCCGAACAATATGAAGACGGTATCGCATCTTGAAATGCCGATGAGCTTTGCAGGAACTGAAGGCGATAATATCGACGTCAGTAAAGTAGAGACGACAGGCATGGTTTATTACAGCGGTTATCCGCTCAGCGAGGATTGCCATGAGCCGTATAAAGAAATTTATGCAATTGATGTTAAAGATCCGCTTAATCCGAAAATAGCAACGATTATGCCGCGTCCAACGCCGCCGGCAGATGCGCCGTTTACGGACTATTGCCAGCGACGAGGCAGCTTCGGACCGAAGCGTACCGGCTATGCTGAAATTCAGCCAGGTACACCAAGCCAACAATATATGCCTTATGCATTCTACAATGCAGGCATTCAAATGTTTGATCTTAAAGATCCGTTAAAACCAACGATTGCTGCTTATTTTGTACCGAAAATGTCAGGCGAATTGACTGACGATGAAGGTAAAAAATATATGAGCGATCAATCGGATCCTGTGCACGGCACCTTTGTAGAATGGGATCGCCATTTAATTTGGGTGTTCTCTGGCCATGGGATGTACGTCCTTTCTTCGCCGCTACTTGGTGATCCTGTTAGCGGACTGCCTAAGGCGAGTCTGCAGCTTAACGGTGAGGCGGCACTTCCTTTGGCAGCACAGCCGTTTAGTAAAGATGGTGCAACGCTCGTTCCATTGCGTACTATTTTTGAGAAATTAGGTTATGAAGTGAAATGGAATGGTGCTTCCAAGACGGTAACGGGGACAAAAGACGGCGTTACTATTCAATTGCAGATTGGGCAGAAGGAAGCAACGGTGAATGGAGTGAAGAAACCGATGGCTGCTTCTTCAGTCATGGTGGGCGGTACAACGTATATTCCGATCTCCTTTATTGAACTAGCAACCGGAAGTAAAGCCGTGTGGAATCAGGATGATAAGGCGATTGTTGTGACTAGTATTTAA
- a CDS encoding RidA family protein, giving the protein MENQALATPEENLQKLGITLGSSRPLVGNYVTCVRAGNLLFTAGQGVDEYHGKLGRDLTVEEGYLAARQSMINLLKVVKQELGELSKVKRVVKILGFVNSTEDFTQQPKVMNGASDLLVDVFGDKGKHGRSAVGMAQLPNNTAIEIEMTLEIEE; this is encoded by the coding sequence GTGGAAAATCAAGCGCTGGCAACACCGGAAGAAAACTTGCAAAAGCTTGGCATCACGCTTGGCTCCTCACGTCCGCTGGTAGGCAATTATGTAACCTGCGTTAGGGCGGGGAACCTGCTCTTCACAGCAGGTCAGGGAGTAGATGAGTATCATGGAAAACTGGGCAGGGATTTAACCGTTGAGGAAGGTTATCTGGCTGCACGGCAATCGATGATAAATTTATTAAAAGTCGTGAAGCAGGAGCTCGGCGAGCTTAGCAAAGTGAAACGTGTGGTCAAAATCTTAGGTTTCGTAAATAGCACAGAAGATTTCACACAGCAGCCGAAAGTAATGAATGGCGCATCTGACTTGCTGGTCGATGTATTCGGAGATAAGGGCAAGCATGGAAGATCCGCGGTTGGAATGGCGCAGCTGCCAAACAATACAGCCATTGAAATTGAAATGACTCTCGAAATTGAAGAGTAG
- a CDS encoding 2-keto-4-pentenoate hydratase yields MNPIIEKLASELLKAEATQVAIAPFTERYSEITVTDAYHVQLQVVKQKLEAGRHIIGKKVGLTSKAMQTMLNVNEPDYGHLLDDMEVQDQSIVKAKEMIAPRIEAEIGFILDRDLKGPDVTFLDVLLATKYIVPTLEIIDSRIAEWKIKLIDTVADNGSSAKVVIGKKKTSIDNIDLRDLGMILFKNGEQVATGAGAAALGHPAHAIAWLANKLSEFDISLKAGEIILPGALSGAVQVKAGDHIEARFGSIGSVSVAFE; encoded by the coding sequence ATGAATCCAATCATTGAAAAGCTAGCAAGTGAACTATTGAAAGCGGAAGCGACACAAGTGGCTATCGCACCTTTTACTGAACGTTACTCGGAAATAACTGTAACCGATGCCTATCACGTACAATTGCAGGTCGTCAAGCAAAAGCTGGAGGCAGGTCGTCACATTATAGGCAAGAAAGTTGGACTAACAAGCAAAGCGATGCAAACGATGCTGAATGTCAATGAGCCGGATTATGGACATTTGCTGGATGATATGGAAGTGCAAGATCAAAGCATCGTAAAAGCAAAGGAAATGATCGCGCCGCGCATTGAGGCGGAAATTGGCTTCATCCTTGATCGGGATCTGAAGGGGCCGGATGTAACGTTCCTCGATGTGCTGTTAGCTACAAAATATATTGTGCCTACATTAGAAATTATTGATAGCCGAATTGCAGAATGGAAAATCAAGCTGATCGATACGGTAGCTGACAATGGTTCTTCGGCAAAAGTTGTGATCGGGAAGAAAAAAACGTCTATCGACAATATAGATTTACGCGATCTTGGAATGATTTTATTTAAAAATGGCGAGCAAGTCGCAACGGGAGCGGGAGCAGCTGCACTCGGACATCCAGCTCATGCGATTGCATGGCTTGCGAACAAGCTTAGTGAATTTGATATTTCATTAAAGGCTGGAGAAATTATTTTGCCGGGTGCTTTGTCAGGAGCGGTTCAGGTTAAAGCCGGAGACCACATCGAAGCACGATTTGGTTCTATCGGGTCGGTATCCGTAGCATTCGAGTAG
- a CDS encoding acetaldehyde dehydrogenase (acetylating) translates to MGKLKAAIIGSGNIGTDLMYKLERSHWLTLTAVIGIDPNSEGLERAKGRGYATFSNGIQGLIDNPELADIIFDATSAKAHVKHNEVLQKMGKMVIDLTPAAVGPFLSPVVNMGNHLQATNVNMITCGGQATIPIIHAINEAADVVYAEIVATIASKSAGPGTRANIDEFTITTRRGIEEVGGADRGKALIVLNPADPPFMMRDTVYCEVKNMDEAVISKAIYVMVERVKEYVPGYRLKQEPIFDGNRVSVFLEVEGAGDYFAPYAGNLDIMTAASVRVAEDYAKNRLSNQSSETNSEV, encoded by the coding sequence ATGGGGAAATTGAAAGCAGCTATTATCGGATCTGGCAACATCGGTACGGATTTAATGTACAAGCTGGAAAGAAGCCATTGGCTTACGCTTACAGCGGTAATCGGCATCGATCCGAATTCGGAAGGACTTGAGCGGGCCAAAGGACGCGGATATGCGACTTTTTCGAATGGCATTCAGGGGCTTATCGACAATCCTGAGCTTGCAGACATTATTTTTGATGCGACTTCCGCCAAAGCTCATGTTAAACATAATGAAGTGCTGCAAAAGATGGGGAAAATGGTCATTGATTTAACACCGGCAGCAGTTGGGCCATTCCTATCCCCTGTCGTAAACATGGGCAATCATCTGCAAGCGACGAACGTCAATATGATCACATGCGGGGGGCAAGCAACGATCCCGATCATTCATGCTATAAATGAAGCGGCGGACGTCGTTTATGCTGAGATTGTAGCGACAATCGCAAGCAAAAGCGCGGGGCCAGGCACGCGGGCTAATATCGATGAGTTTACGATTACAACACGCCGCGGTATAGAAGAGGTGGGCGGTGCAGATCGTGGAAAAGCGCTAATCGTCTTAAATCCAGCAGACCCGCCGTTTATGATGCGAGACACCGTTTATTGCGAAGTGAAAAATATGGATGAGGCTGTTATAAGCAAAGCGATTTATGTCATGGTTGAACGCGTAAAAGAATACGTGCCAGGCTATCGCTTGAAGCAAGAGCCTATTTTTGATGGAAATCGAGTATCGGTGTTTCTCGAGGTTGAGGGAGCAGGAGATTACTTCGCGCCATACGCAGGCAATCTTGATATTATGACGGCTGCCTCTGTCCGGGTAGCTGAAGATTATGCAAAAAACCGCCTATCTAACCAGTCTAGCGAAACGAATAGCGAGGTGTAA
- a CDS encoding fumarylacetoacetate hydrolase family protein: MEITREMQQEIVMYLYDAEKECREVIKVTDQYPDLTIEKAYDVQKQLLQRKIQAGTRSIGYKLGLTSKAKQEMMGVYEAIYGELTSDMLALEWESIDFKQLIHPKAEPEIAFFIGEDLQGTNITGEDVLRATQYVAAAIEVIDSRYLDFKFTLADVVADNCSSAKFIIGSKMVPVRELNLPEIGVVLSKNNQVMATGAGAAVLGDPAVSVAWAVNKLGERGLGLRKGDIVLSGAITEAIAFQPGDTIQAQFAHLGSVSLSCV; this comes from the coding sequence ATGGAGATCACACGCGAAATGCAACAAGAAATCGTAATGTATTTGTACGATGCCGAGAAAGAGTGCAGAGAAGTAATTAAGGTTACAGATCAATATCCAGACTTAACGATAGAGAAGGCTTATGATGTGCAAAAGCAGCTGTTGCAGCGCAAGATTCAAGCTGGCACGCGCTCGATTGGCTATAAACTGGGGCTGACTAGCAAAGCAAAGCAGGAAATGATGGGTGTCTATGAAGCGATTTACGGTGAGCTGACTAGCGATATGCTAGCTTTGGAATGGGAATCTATTGATTTCAAACAGTTGATTCATCCGAAGGCTGAGCCGGAAATTGCTTTCTTTATAGGTGAGGATTTGCAAGGAACGAATATAACCGGTGAAGATGTGCTGCGAGCAACGCAGTATGTTGCTGCAGCGATTGAAGTAATAGACAGCAGGTATTTGGATTTCAAGTTTACGCTTGCGGATGTTGTAGCGGACAATTGCTCATCGGCTAAATTTATAATTGGCAGCAAAATGGTTCCCGTGCGAGAGTTGAATTTGCCTGAAATCGGCGTTGTGCTCTCGAAAAACAATCAAGTGATGGCTACTGGCGCCGGTGCCGCGGTGCTGGGCGACCCCGCTGTATCGGTCGCATGGGCTGTTAATAAGTTAGGCGAGCGTGGCTTAGGGCTGCGCAAGGGCGATATTGTGCTGAGCGGAGCGATTACGGAAGCGATTGCTTTTCAGCCGGGAGATACAATTCAAGCACAGTTTGCTCATCTGGGAAGCGTATCTTTAAGCTGCGTATAA
- a CDS encoding 3-hydroxyanthranilate 3,4-dioxygenase, with amino-acid sequence MATAKSLTAFNLLKWIEDNKEQLKPPVNNKVIWEDSEFIAMVLGGPNRRRDFHIDPSDEFFYQVKGSCYVECITEAGERKVVAVNEGEVFMLPAMVPHSPHRVADTFGIVIERKRDKGELEDFVWFCESCNHEMHRVTVQLTDIETQVKGAIHSFNSNIEVRTCKSCGHVMSEEVKEWKPE; translated from the coding sequence ATGGCAACTGCTAAATCATTAACCGCTTTTAATCTTTTGAAATGGATCGAAGATAACAAGGAACAGCTCAAACCTCCCGTTAATAACAAGGTAATATGGGAAGATTCTGAGTTTATTGCAATGGTGCTTGGCGGACCGAACAGACGCAGAGACTTTCACATTGATCCGTCTGATGAGTTCTTCTATCAAGTGAAGGGCTCTTGTTATGTGGAATGTATTACCGAGGCTGGTGAGCGTAAGGTTGTTGCCGTTAATGAAGGCGAAGTATTCATGCTGCCAGCAATGGTACCGCATTCACCGCATCGTGTGGCTGACACGTTTGGCATCGTTATTGAGCGCAAACGCGACAAAGGGGAGCTAGAGGATTTTGTATGGTTTTGCGAGAGCTGCAACCACGAGATGCACCGCGTAACCGTACAGTTAACCGACATTGAAACACAAGTAAAAGGAGCGATCCACAGCTTCAATTCAAATATAGAAGTGCGTACTTGCAAATCATGCGGACATGTAATGTCTGAAGAAGTTAAGGAATGGAAACCAGAATAA